A stretch of Podospora bellae-mahoneyi strain CBS 112042 chromosome 5, whole genome shotgun sequence DNA encodes these proteins:
- a CDS encoding hypothetical protein (antiSMASH:Cluster_2), producing MDQPLGSFIPPYLISFPTNTVSFIHVGPQSEWHRQQRPDTTLCRRASKGHLSVYCNLEKDQSHVLLAISFQEDDLPSLNRQVYYHYVDKDDSIIGNGTLIEITFQNYPEDIDTADRFKNSIAWRIRFNKKHMDAITYILTQARSQTANLPRVAALPKEDRDLLYHYIRATLIPQPVPHGLAALGKWPIRLPTTLSTSPSLGAKSEPVAASVYHDAAQDQVVEDTEEETPKAIRLREMERERYANKPPPSPPPPRPASPSPWPARSKNNHVPGPSREDKEFYQIVIDAATTPKKPELFVAAQDAVPTPTPVRRGRRAEEDDAFWGSPLGKPGQMASRKKGGLAPGCGGARERKVSMQALVGNAEVEVRFKEKDADKVLKAMVPKKVENSGDEFIA from the exons ATGGACCAACCACTTGGGAGCTTCATCCCTCCCTACCTCATCTCCTTCCCCACCAACACAGTCAGCTTCATCCATGTCGGCCCCCAATCCGAATGGCACCGCCAGCAACGCCCCGACACTACCCTCTGTCGCCGTGCAAGCAAGGGTCATTTGTCTGTCTACTGCAACCTCGAGAAGGACCAGTCTCACGTCCTTCTCGCCATCTCCTTTCAGGAAGATGATCTCCCCTCCCTAAACCGCCAAGTGTACTACCACTACGTCGACAAAGACGACTCCATCATCGGCAACGGAACCCTCATCGAGATCACCTTCCAAAACTACCCCGAAGACATCGACACGGCCGACCGCTTCAAGAACAGCATCGCCTGGCGCATCCgcttcaacaagaagcacATGGATGCCATCACGTACATCCTCACCCAGGCCCGTTCCCAAACCGCCAACCTTCCCCGCGTCGCCGCCCTCCCCAAAGAAGACCGTGATCTTCTTTACCACTACATCCGCGCGACTCTGATTCCCCAGCCCGTCCCCCACggcctcgccgccctcggcAAATGGCCCATCCgtctccccaccaccttgtCCACAAGCCCCTCCCTCGGCGCAAAGTCCGAGCCGGTCGCGGCCTCTGTCTACCACGACGCAGCGCAGGACCAAGTCGTCGAGGATACAGAGGAGGAAACTCCCAAGGCGATCAGATTGCGCGAAATGGAGCGGGAGCGCTACGCCAACAagccgcctccttcccctcctcccccccgtccTGCGTCTCCGTCTCCATGGCCTGCGCGGAGCAAGAACAACCACGTCCCTGGTCCGTCTCGTGAGGACAAGGAGTTTTATCAGATTGTTATTGATGCCGCTACCACTCCCAAGAAGCCGGAgttgtttgttgctgctcaGGATGCTGTTCCTACCCCTACGcctgtgaggagggggaggagggcggaggaggatgatgcttTTTGGGGCTCGCCTTTAGGGAAGCCGGGGCAGATGGCGTCGCGGAAGAAGGGGGGCTTGGCTCCTGGTTGtgggggggcgagggagaggaaggtttCGATGCAGGCTTTGGTGGGGAATGcggaggttgaggtgaggTTTAAGGAGAAGGATGCGGACAAGGTTTT AAAGGCCATGGTTCcgaagaaggtggagaaCTCCGGGGATGAGTTCATCGCTTGA
- a CDS encoding hypothetical protein (antiSMASH:Cluster_2; EggNog:ENOG503P32I; COG:G; CAZy:GH18), which translates to MPSHSSILHSFILPSITPSSACTMRWLSFFTAMLASLAPFTTAAPRPAAASHNLAPALLPPDQSEIPRLVLYFQTTHDSLGRPISMLPLVTVKHIALTHLIICSIHMHQNGHLHLNDHLPSHPRYKTLWTEASIMRSSGVKVMGMIGGAAPGSFSRSTLDSPSDLTFDHYYRQLASFIRRYSLQGLDIDVEQPMSQGGIARLILRLRWDFGPDFIITLAPVASGLTNEWGGLSGFDYRVLERDYGSLIDFYNAQFYNGFGSVHSTSHFERTVDEGWDPEKIVIGQLTDRGAHQHVSLNRTVVQLRGKLGVIGGIMGWEYFNALPGGADAPWEWAQVMTQILRPGLVPEMKIAKEDAIMLMETWVESAWPGAAVICASVGGAGNEACAAEAGRPNVDYMAMVNA; encoded by the coding sequence ATGCCCTCACACTCTTCCATTCTTCACTCATTCATCCTACCCAGCATCACACCGTCGAGTGCCTGTACGATGAGGTGGCTATCTTTCTTCACCGCGATGCTTGCATCACTcgcccccttcaccaccgcaGCACCCCGTCCCGCGGCCGCGTCCCACAACCTCGcacccgccctcctcccaccagaCCAATCGGAAATCCCCAGACTGGTCCTCTACTTCCAAACAACCCACGACTCTCTAGGCCGCCCCATCTCCATGCTCCCCCTCGTAACAGTCAAACACATCGCCCTCACCCATCTGATCATCTGCTCCATCCACATGCACCAAAAcggccacctccacctcaacgaccacctcccctcccacccccggTACAAAACCCTCTGGACCGAAGCCTCCATCATGAGATCCTCAGGCGTCAAGGTAATGGGCATGATTGGCGGCGCAGCCCCCGGCTCCTTTTCCCGCTCCACCCTCGACAGCCCCTCCGACCTCACCTTTGACCACTACTACCGCCAGCTCGCCTCCTTCATCAGGCGGTACAGCCTCCAAGGCTTGGACATCGACGTCGAGCAGCCCATGTCCCAGGGGGGGATCGCCCGGCTCATCCTCCGTCTGCGGTGGGACTTTGGCCCCgatttcatcatcaccctcgccccCGTCGCGAGCGGGCTCACCAACGAGTGGGGCGGGCTCAGCGGGTTCGACTATCGGGTTTTGGAACGGGATTATGGATCTCTTATCGATTTTTACAATGCTCAGTTCTACAATGGGTTCGGGTCGGTGCATTCGACGTCTCACTTTGAGAGGACGGTGGATGAGGGGTGGGATCCGGAGAAGATTGTCATCGGGCAGTTGACTGATCGGGGTGCGCACCAGCATGTTTCGCTGAACAGGACTGTTGTGCAGCTGAGGGGGAAGCTGGGAGTTATCGGGGGGATTATGGGGTGGGAGTACTTTAATGCTTTGCCGGGGGGGGCAGACGCGCCGTGGGAGTGGGCGCAGGTGATGACTCAAATCTTGAGGCCGGGTCTGGTTCCCGAGATGAAGATTGCAAAGGAAGATGCGATCATGCTGATGGAGACGTGGGTAGAGAGTGCCTGGCctggggcggcggtgatTTGTGCGAGTGTGGGAGGTGCTGGCAATGAGGCGTGCGCAGCCGAAGCGGGTAGGCCGAATGTTGATTACATGGCCATGGTAAATGCCTAG
- a CDS encoding hypothetical protein (antiSMASH:Cluster_2), whose translation MQLARSLSTALAALLLSSIATGHRIPAQSEELQLRDAAPAEVSETGTPPVVLPADDTLSADVIVDETEHGSLVGRAVHPRQLGKGKGGGKGKGGGKGKGGAKGKGGGKGKGGKGKGGKGKGGKGKG comes from the exons ATGCAACTCGCAAgatccctctccaccgcgCTCGCGGCCCTTCTTTTGTCCAGCATCGCAACTGGACACCGCATCCCAGCCCAGTCAGAAGAGCTCCAGCTCCGAGACGCTGCTCCCGCCGAGGTCAGCGAGACCGGAACGCCGCCTGTCGTCCTCCCTGCTGACGACACGTTGTCGGCTGATGTGATTGTGGATGAAACCGAGCATGGGTCCCTAGTGGGTAGAG CCGTTCACCCTCGTCAGCTTGGCAAGGGCAAAGgtggagggaaaggaaagggtggtgggaaaggaaaggggggagccaaagggaagggtggtggcaaaggaaaggggggcaagggcaagggagggaagggaaaggggggaaagggcaAGGGTTGA
- a CDS encoding hypothetical protein (antiSMASH:Cluster_2) encodes MGPKKSATKPTTGRLSWYKPEFVSSPVHSLVKIGARPSLHAQHAATPNTQRQQPGGTATPTPSHPLRNNFTARPAPARPTPPVQQSIGPPSLGLRRLQEAAAKAKAELLAEQAAASQRITSVLDRNLLHSKPQPRTVQPTPQIVKPTPQTVKPAPQTLKPALPITPTRPPPAVKPPSPPRPPSPTTSWPHPTVDPVPVPPTAVSTPGGSSTQGPRTKPPIKPILKNRPTSNQPTVGPPHDPAAAVIGLVNAIASSPAVQGTPSRVPVATTYLEKDPLKPGRKHPPGEKPGASPSGGVATSTSTSSFLGKPPITHGGRTISTSTQKRKFPRF; translated from the coding sequence ATGGGGCCTAAAAAATcagccaccaaacccacGACGGGAAGACTTTCGTGGTATAAACCGGAATTTGTTTCGTCTCCGGTTCACAGCCTAGTGAAGATTGGAGCACGACCTAGTCTGCACGCACAACACGCTGCAACGCCAAACACTCAGAGGCAACAGCCAGGTGGAACGGCAACCCCAACGCCTTCCCATCCACTCCGTAATAACTTCACCGCCCGACCGGCTCCCGCCCGACCGACTCCCCCGGTTCAGCAGTCTATCGGCCCACCTTCTCTTGGTTTGAGGCGGCTGCAAGAAGCTGCAGCAAAAGCCAAGGCTGAACTGCTTGCTGAGCAAGCTGCTGCCAGCCAACGCATCACATCAGTGCTAGATCGGAATTTGTTGCACAGCAAGCCACAACCTCGGACTGTTCAGCCAACACCTCAGATTGTCAAGCCAACACCCCAAACCGTCAAGCCAGCACCCCAGACTCTTAAGCCAGCACTCCCAATTACTCCTActcgaccaccacctgccgtcaagccaccatcccctcctaggccaccatcaccgaccacCTCTTGGCCCCACCCGACTGTAGACCCGGTGCCGGTTCCCCCTACCGCTGTCAGCACCCCAGGTGGCTCTAGTACTCAGGGTCCGCGGACAAAGCCTCCGATCAAGCCAATCCTCAAGAACCGTCCTACTAGTAATCAACCAACTGTAGGCCCGCCCCACGATCCAGCAGCTGCAGTTATCGGCTTGGTGAATGCTATTGCGAGTAGCCCGGCTGTTCAAGGCACACCAAGCAGAGTTCCTGTGGCCACGACATATCTTGAAAAAGATCCTCTGAAGCCCGGCAGAAAGCACCCACCGGGTGAGAAGCCAGGAGCGAGTCCGTCGGGAGGTGTCGCAACCAGCACATCGACTTCATCTTTTCTCGGAAAACCCCCAATAACACACGGGGGCAGGACAATCTCAACGAGTACCCAAAAGCGCAAGTTCCCAAGATTCTGA